The following are from one region of the Oligoflexia bacterium genome:
- a CDS encoding S8 family peptidase: MRIITSFILILALAGCGSSGDDQNVCATSSSQDPFLSRGKIQISSVGLNLSQGHLGVVNGPTSDSLNKILDQGTELVAVIKDQCLASGKILEGVQVDSADLQLTSSGVKSLQWILPRAMSVGEIQNLVEKDACLVGIADSVVQYPSELSPQAVDPLINQQRHLDAIGANQAYQTFYNAQGIKKDVVIAIIDTGVDILHEDLRGNLWVNKREIPGNRIDDDKNGYVDDVHGYNFVNRTGNPGPVGNWKAVHHGTHVAGLAAAAMGNNSGGIGVMGRFGKIMALNVFGNVSGASSSKIDNAIRYAADNGAEVINMSLGGPGKASSTESAVSYAISKGVTVVVAAGNDNQQLTATNFQTPASYGAVFSGMITIGATDAKKGSRSYFSNYSTQYVELGAPGSDSEAGGLMSTMPGSRYARLQGTSMASPVAAGSAALAIGLLKSRGWKATPKSIEYLLANSGTTDSKLTSFFKSGKHLNVKTLADTIVAKFPMNASGAMADVQGALCLVPEM; the protein is encoded by the coding sequence ATGAGAATAATAACATCATTTATATTAATTCTAGCACTGGCGGGCTGCGGATCATCGGGAGATGATCAAAATGTTTGCGCAACAAGTTCGTCACAAGATCCATTTTTATCTAGAGGTAAAATTCAAATTAGTTCTGTTGGATTAAATTTATCACAAGGACACCTTGGTGTAGTAAACGGACCAACATCTGATTCTTTAAATAAAATTCTTGATCAAGGAACAGAGCTCGTTGCAGTTATAAAAGATCAATGTCTTGCTTCAGGCAAAATTTTAGAAGGGGTACAAGTAGACTCAGCAGATCTACAACTCACAAGCAGTGGAGTAAAATCGCTTCAATGGATTCTCCCACGAGCAATGTCTGTTGGTGAAATTCAAAATCTCGTAGAAAAAGATGCTTGTCTGGTTGGTATCGCTGATTCTGTAGTACAGTATCCATCGGAACTTTCACCCCAAGCAGTAGATCCTTTGATTAATCAACAACGTCATCTTGATGCCATCGGTGCAAATCAAGCGTATCAAACATTTTATAATGCTCAGGGAATTAAAAAAGATGTGGTGATTGCTATTATCGACACGGGTGTTGATATTTTGCATGAAGATTTACGTGGGAATCTTTGGGTTAATAAAAGAGAAATTCCTGGTAACCGCATCGATGATGACAAAAATGGTTATGTCGATGATGTTCATGGTTATAATTTTGTGAATCGTACTGGTAATCCTGGCCCCGTAGGAAACTGGAAAGCAGTTCATCACGGAACACACGTTGCTGGTCTTGCAGCAGCAGCTATGGGAAATAACAGTGGTGGAATAGGTGTTATGGGTCGATTTGGAAAAATCATGGCACTTAATGTTTTCGGAAACGTATCGGGTGCTTCATCATCTAAAATTGATAACGCCATTCGATATGCAGCTGATAATGGTGCCGAAGTTATTAATATGAGTTTAGGTGGCCCAGGTAAGGCAAGCTCTACTGAATCAGCAGTTAGCTATGCGATCAGTAAAGGTGTAACTGTGGTTGTTGCTGCTGGTAATGACAATCAACAGTTAACAGCAACAAACTTTCAAACACCTGCATCTTATGGTGCCGTATTTAGCGGTATGATAACAATTGGTGCTACTGATGCAAAAAAAGGATCACGCAGTTATTTTTCAAACTACAGCACACAGTACGTTGAGCTAGGTGCTCCTGGTTCTGATTCAGAAGCGGGTGGTCTGATGTCAACTATGCCTGGTTCACGCTACGCAAGATTACAAGGTACATCAATGGCGTCACCTGTAGCCGCAGGGTCTGCAGCACTTGCAATTGGTTTACTTAAATCTCGTGGTTGGAAAGCCACACCAAAAAGTATTGAGTACTTGCTTGCAAATTCAGGCACAACTGATTCAAAACTCACATCATTTTTTAAGAGTGGAAAACATTTGAATGTAAAAACTTTGGCAGACACTATCGTTGCAAAGTTTCCTATGAACGCAAGTGGGGCAATGGCAGATGTGCAAGGTGCACTATGTTTGGTTCCTGAAATGTAG
- a CDS encoding clostripain-related cysteine peptidase produces the protein MDLILAIIVSVLLWQEAKAAPQWFPKKPCDINSSNYDFTKDVVKTSSGNLGYKEFAHRSQRRNCYKPWTVLVFMTVGEDLKPFALWDIAEMERSGGDQNFQSASTIKSDVVVEYTKANTPLVKRLHLFESKTKSYEGLNETDFYTSTDNDIESPVVTTFNRKLRAPLEANLSRFLKWGVREYPATNYMVVIWGHGTGWKAKKQNDQALYGNVPLLGQAVRSAVNQSLEGKPIDIFISDACLMQTVEVVNEISDVTRYIIGSAQVQPYSGLPYGRIMAALNSDKNFGPQQVELMAKLIPELSQVKITETLSTISSFQLRSKLVPALYELSNQLHNYISVEPIRRLKLQQVVIQTPGYLGGFKESGDYLALLDKFIREEDISNQNNIALKTAIENVNQALDLTVIRSVLGSQHSKQARGLSIWLPETKEELLLRHEEFKRSTFYTNGWGEWLGALYGFGGLGELTIKFN, from the coding sequence ATGGATCTCATACTTGCCATAATAGTCTCAGTACTATTATGGCAAGAAGCTAAAGCAGCACCTCAATGGTTTCCGAAAAAGCCATGTGATATTAATTCTAGTAATTATGATTTTACTAAAGACGTTGTAAAAACTTCGAGTGGAAATCTTGGGTACAAAGAATTTGCACATCGTAGTCAGCGTCGCAATTGTTATAAACCTTGGACGGTTCTTGTTTTTATGACCGTCGGAGAAGATTTAAAGCCCTTTGCACTTTGGGATATTGCTGAAATGGAAAGATCTGGTGGTGACCAGAATTTTCAAAGCGCTTCAACAATAAAATCTGATGTGGTGGTTGAGTATACTAAGGCAAACACACCCTTGGTGAAACGACTTCATCTTTTTGAATCAAAAACCAAGAGTTATGAAGGATTAAATGAAACAGATTTTTATACATCAACAGATAACGATATAGAATCTCCAGTAGTCACTACATTTAATCGTAAACTAAGAGCTCCATTAGAAGCAAACTTGAGTCGTTTTCTTAAATGGGGAGTGAGAGAGTATCCGGCCACTAATTATATGGTTGTCATTTGGGGCCATGGAACCGGTTGGAAAGCCAAAAAACAAAATGATCAAGCGCTCTATGGCAACGTTCCACTCTTGGGGCAAGCAGTAAGATCAGCAGTCAACCAGTCATTAGAAGGAAAACCCATTGATATTTTTATAAGCGATGCTTGTCTGATGCAGACTGTGGAAGTTGTGAATGAGATTTCAGATGTTACACGTTACATCATCGGCTCAGCACAGGTTCAACCTTATTCGGGTCTTCCGTATGGCCGTATTATGGCAGCACTAAATTCGGATAAAAACTTTGGGCCACAACAAGTTGAGCTAATGGCAAAATTAATACCAGAATTATCACAAGTAAAAATCACTGAAACTCTAAGTACAATTTCAAGCTTTCAATTAAGATCAAAACTTGTACCTGCATTGTATGAACTTAGTAATCAATTACATAACTATATAAGTGTAGAACCCATCAGACGATTAAAACTTCAACAGGTGGTGATACAAACGCCAGGTTATCTTGGTGGTTTTAAAGAATCAGGTGATTACTTGGCTTTACTTGATAAATTTATCCGAGAAGAAGATATTTCAAATCAGAATAATATTGCTCTAAAAACCGCCATTGAAAATGTAAATCAGGCACTTGATCTTACGGTAATTCGCTCTGTTCTTGGAAGCCAGCATTCAAAACAAGCACGTGGTTTATCAATTTGGTTACCTGAAACAAAAGAAGAGTTACTGCTTCGGCATGAAGAGTTTAAAAGATCTACTTTTTATACAAATGGTTGGGGAGAGTGGTTGGGAGCACTCTACGGATTTGGTGGTTTAGGGGAGCTTACAATCAAGTTTAATTAA